A single genomic interval of Littorina saxatilis isolate snail1 linkage group LG17, US_GU_Lsax_2.0, whole genome shotgun sequence harbors:
- the LOC138953595 gene encoding uncharacterized protein, which produces MPGPCWWSLAALLLGLAVVQGRFVQSDDDGWRCKGFDCELVEMEQPGQRALKVSNRQHVLHGPEQTLTVEAGKTYHIAGQVKLLGHHTGPTNHTLHMIVEFTLPDGYKTSTMADSRHQLSPLDGWVRLHGEFTVPTATQGETRVYIAGPPPTVTFLVGQPTVTRSPRDPSWRNETDAVIRNIRMNNIHINVTKAPGMKDSDITILIKQTNKSFPFGTAVYAKLYNNASQAKYRDFIGKHFNWAVPERYLKWFFIEPVRVSTYVSRTKMNLC; this is translated from the exons ATGCCGGGACCATGCTGGTGGTCACTAGCAGCCCTGCTATTGGGGCTGGCAGTCGTGCAGGGCAGGTTTGTCCAGTCTGATGATGATGGGTGGAGATGCAAAGGTTTTGATTGTGAGCTCGTCGAGATGGAACAGCCTGGGCAGAGAGCCCTGAAAGTATCAAACAG GCAACACGTGCTGCATGGTCCGGAGCAGACGCTGACCGTGGAGGCAGGTAAAACGTATCACATCGCTGGACAGGTCAAGCTCCTCGGCCACCACACTGGACCCACCAACCACACACTCCACATGATCGTCGAGTTCACGTTACCAG ATGGATATAAGACAAGCACAATGGCAGATTCCCGGCATCAACTGTCTCCATTGGACGGGTGGGTTCGTCTTCATGGAGAGTTTACAGTACCTACAGCAA CACAAGGTGAGACGAGAGTGTACATTGCAGGCCCACCTCCAACTGTGACGTTCCTTGTTGGTCAGCCAACCGTGACGCGAAGCCCACGTGACCCATCATGGCGAAACGAAACGGACGCCGTCATTCGCAACATACGAATGAATAACATTCATATAAA CGTTACCAAAGCACCTGGCATGAAAGACAGTGATATCACGATACTG ATTAAACAAACGAATAAATCATTCCCGTTCGGCACTGCGGTCTACGCTAAGTTGTACAACAATGCCAGTCAAGCGAAATACAGGGATTTCATCGGGAAGCATTTCAACTGGGCTGTACCGGAAAGATACCTGAAATGGTTCTTCATCGAGCCCGTTCGGGTGAGTACGTACGTGAGTCGTACCAAGATGAATTTATGTTGA